From the Pedobacter cryoconitis genome, one window contains:
- a CDS encoding glycosyl hydrolase, translating to MAALEMGFHQIPDSIQTSVYWYWVSGNISREGVIKDLEAMKKVGINRAFIANVTWGEKNAGPIKLFTAAWWDILHTALKTATKLGIEIGIFNCPGWSQSGGPWVKPEQSMRYLNASEITITGPVLIHQKLEQPDAVFQDVKVIAYPAPKDYSTDIREVKPQLNSIPALKNLNNLTDHNEETILSLPDTRPLLLDFSTEKPYTARSLVIYTAHKPTRLEGAIQVKINDTYQTIKHFIIDRTNPNLKNGFIPYGPATISIPATTSKNFRLIFTAYTANSGIAEIKFSSVPLVEDYLEKTLAKMWPDGYVYWPAYQWQPQPVIKDKAYVIDPDKVLDISKYMLVDGTLNWQVPAGKWIIERSGMTPTQVHNAHASPEGTGLETDKMSKTHIAAHFDAFLGEIIRRIPAQDRKTWKVAVGDSYETGSQNWSDQFIAEFKLTYGYDPLPYLPVFRGKVVGSADDSDRFLWDVRRFIADKVANDYVGGLREVSHQNGLTTWLENYGHYGFPGEFLQYGAQSDEVSGEFWNEGIKGIIENRAASSCAHIYGKTKVSAESFTTTDHYFMNYPATLKQRADRSFTAGINNTLLHVYIQQPDDDNIPGMNAYFGTEFNRKNTWFYDMDDFLKYIKRCNLLLQQGKYVADVAYFISEDAPKMTGIQEPALPNGYAFDYINGEVIKTRLTVKDGHLVLPDGMQYRLLVLPKLESMRPELLTKLKELVSKGAVILGPKPSRSPSLQNSGKADLEIQQLSAQLWGNINGSTIKVNHYGKGMVIDGMNLEDALKLVNTIPDFKTAITDSVLFIHRALENGSIYFLSNQKNKSIQFNPEFRVSGKTPELWDATTGKVRDLPEYTQTAESTSIPLKLAPYESAFIVFRKDENTKKKDHFNYPELVRNIPIKGPWQVSFDANLRGPSKPVIFKQLEDWAQNKEALIKYYSGPAYYHHSFKLSKVKNEERVLLDLGNVIAIAKVKVNGIAIGGLWTAPYKIDITKALKPGLNKLEIKVVNNWINRLIGDHKLPENERITSTYYDWYDASVKLQPSGLKGPVKLEIVK from the coding sequence ATGGCTGCACTGGAAATGGGATTTCATCAAATTCCAGACAGCATTCAAACTAGTGTTTATTGGTATTGGGTTTCTGGAAATATCTCCAGAGAAGGTGTCATCAAGGACCTTGAAGCCATGAAAAAGGTAGGAATTAACCGTGCATTTATTGCAAATGTTACCTGGGGTGAAAAAAATGCCGGGCCAATAAAACTGTTTACAGCAGCATGGTGGGATATTCTGCATACCGCATTAAAAACAGCTACCAAACTAGGTATCGAAATAGGCATATTTAATTGTCCGGGATGGAGCCAGTCGGGCGGTCCATGGGTTAAACCAGAGCAGTCTATGCGCTATCTTAATGCCTCAGAGATCACGATTACAGGCCCGGTGTTAATCCATCAAAAACTTGAACAACCTGATGCTGTTTTTCAGGACGTAAAAGTGATTGCTTACCCCGCGCCTAAAGATTACAGTACAGACATCCGTGAGGTGAAACCTCAGCTTAACTCTATTCCCGCATTAAAAAACCTTAACAATTTAACAGACCACAACGAAGAAACGATTCTTTCTCTCCCAGATACCAGGCCTCTGTTACTGGATTTTTCCACAGAAAAACCATATACAGCCCGAAGCCTGGTCATTTATACAGCGCATAAGCCTACCCGCCTGGAAGGAGCTATCCAGGTAAAGATTAACGATACCTATCAAACCATAAAACATTTTATCATAGACCGTACGAATCCGAACTTAAAGAATGGTTTCATCCCTTATGGCCCTGCTACGATTTCAATTCCCGCTACTACCTCCAAAAATTTCCGGTTGATATTTACGGCTTACACAGCAAATAGCGGAATTGCGGAAATTAAGTTCTCGTCTGTACCTTTAGTAGAAGACTATCTGGAAAAAACACTGGCAAAGATGTGGCCTGACGGTTACGTTTACTGGCCTGCCTATCAATGGCAACCACAACCAGTGATTAAAGACAAGGCATATGTGATTGATCCGGATAAAGTTTTAGACATTTCAAAGTACATGTTAGTGGATGGTACGCTCAACTGGCAGGTACCAGCAGGAAAATGGATCATTGAACGGAGCGGAATGACACCGACGCAAGTTCATAATGCACATGCCAGCCCCGAAGGGACAGGACTTGAAACCGATAAAATGAGTAAAACGCATATTGCTGCTCACTTTGACGCCTTTTTAGGAGAAATCATCCGCCGTATTCCTGCACAAGACCGCAAAACGTGGAAAGTGGCTGTTGGAGACAGTTATGAAACTGGCAGCCAAAACTGGAGCGATCAGTTCATAGCTGAATTTAAATTGACTTATGGTTACGACCCGCTTCCCTATCTTCCGGTATTTCGGGGGAAGGTTGTTGGCAGTGCAGATGATTCAGATCGTTTTTTGTGGGACGTGAGACGTTTTATAGCCGATAAAGTAGCGAATGACTATGTAGGCGGGCTTAGAGAGGTCAGCCATCAAAATGGATTAACTACCTGGCTGGAGAATTATGGTCATTATGGTTTCCCCGGAGAATTTTTACAATACGGAGCGCAATCTGATGAAGTGAGTGGTGAATTCTGGAATGAAGGGATCAAAGGGATCATAGAAAACAGAGCTGCTTCATCCTGTGCACATATTTACGGAAAAACTAAAGTTTCCGCTGAATCTTTTACCACTACAGATCATTATTTTATGAATTATCCGGCTACACTGAAGCAGCGTGCCGACCGGTCTTTCACAGCAGGCATCAATAACACCCTGCTGCACGTTTATATCCAGCAGCCTGACGATGATAATATACCAGGAATGAATGCTTATTTCGGAACTGAATTTAACCGCAAAAACACCTGGTTTTATGATATGGATGATTTCTTAAAATATATCAAAAGATGTAACCTGCTCTTACAGCAGGGAAAATATGTAGCAGACGTTGCTTATTTTATCAGTGAAGACGCACCAAAAATGACAGGGATACAAGAACCAGCCCTTCCAAACGGTTATGCATTTGACTATATCAATGGAGAAGTGATTAAAACCCGGTTAACGGTAAAAGATGGTCATCTGGTGTTACCTGATGGAATGCAATACCGGCTCCTGGTTTTACCAAAATTGGAAAGTATGCGCCCGGAATTGCTCACAAAGCTTAAAGAACTGGTCAGCAAAGGTGCCGTAATTTTAGGTCCCAAACCATCCAGGTCACCAAGTTTACAAAACTCTGGAAAAGCAGACCTGGAAATTCAGCAACTGAGTGCTCAGCTTTGGGGGAATATCAATGGCTCTACCATCAAAGTTAATCATTACGGTAAAGGAATGGTAATTGACGGGATGAATCTGGAAGATGCTTTAAAATTGGTAAACACTATTCCTGATTTTAAAACAGCTATTACCGATTCTGTACTTTTTATACACAGAGCACTAGAGAATGGCTCAATTTATTTCCTTTCCAATCAAAAAAATAAGTCCATACAGTTCAATCCGGAATTTCGTGTTTCAGGAAAAACTCCTGAACTATGGGATGCCACTACCGGTAAGGTACGCGACCTTCCTGAATATACTCAAACTGCTGAATCTACTAGCATACCTTTAAAATTAGCACCTTACGAAAGTGCTTTTATAGTCTTCAGAAAAGATGAAAACACTAAAAAAAAGGACCACTTCAATTATCCGGAATTAGTCAGGAACATACCTATTAAAGGCCCATGGCAGGTCAGCTTCGATGCTAACTTGCGCGGCCCATCCAAACCTGTCATCTTTAAACAACTAGAAGACTGGGCACAAAATAAAGAAGCGCTTATTAAATATTATTCCGGCCCTGCTTACTATCATCATAGTTTTAAACTATCAAAAGTTAAAAATGAAGAACGTGTACTATTGGATCTGGGAAATGTGATAGCAATTGCAAAAGTTAAAGTTAACGGAATAGCTATTGGTGGATTATGGACTGCTCCTTACAAAATCGATATCACCAAAGCATTGAAACCAGGCCTAAACAAACTGGAAATCAAAGTAGTCAACAACTGGATAAACCGGTTGATCGGGGATCATAAATTACCCGAAAATGAAAGAATAACCTCAACTTATTATGACTGGTATGATGCCTCTGTAAAACTGCAACCCTCAGGATTAAAAGGACCAGTAAAACTTGAGATTGTTAAGTAA
- a CDS encoding glycosyltransferase family 2 protein, with translation MASEITEIDIVILSYAQTEELKQVTRNCLTSLMASEDPELIKFNIIVVESQKDLKPFQYEYGQTVYPDQPFGYNRYMNIGIAMTSAPYICLCNNDLLFHPQWATEILKPFKTYWNLSSASPMCTIHHTKLGMETNIGLLQGYRERVEVSGWCLFFKRSMLNVIGHMDENFIFRHASHDYTHLLSALDLRHVLVTSSLVDHLDHTTLNKQEPERFNQLMWEQDVYYEKKWGYRLGRKWQIF, from the coding sequence ATGGCATCAGAAATTACGGAAATTGATATTGTTATTTTAAGTTATGCACAAACAGAAGAATTAAAGCAGGTTACCAGGAATTGCCTCACCTCTTTAATGGCCTCTGAAGATCCTGAATTGATTAAATTCAATATCATTGTCGTAGAATCCCAAAAAGATTTAAAACCTTTTCAATACGAATACGGGCAAACTGTTTATCCGGATCAGCCATTTGGTTACAATCGCTATATGAATATTGGTATTGCAATGACCTCAGCGCCTTATATCTGTTTATGTAATAATGATCTGCTTTTTCATCCGCAATGGGCAACCGAAATCCTGAAGCCTTTCAAGACCTATTGGAACCTGTCCAGTGCCTCTCCAATGTGTACAATTCATCATACCAAATTGGGTATGGAAACAAATATTGGATTACTGCAAGGATATAGAGAACGCGTAGAGGTTTCGGGCTGGTGTCTTTTCTTTAAACGGAGTATGTTAAATGTAATAGGTCATATGGATGAAAATTTCATATTCAGGCATGCCTCTCATGATTATACGCATTTACTTTCGGCATTAGACCTAAGACATGTCCTGGTTACTTCTTCTCTGGTAGATCACCTGGATCACACGACTTTGAATAAACAGGAACCAGAGCGTTTTAATCAATTAATGTGGGAACAGGATGTCTACTATGAAAAAAAATGGGGCTATCGTCTGGGTAGAAAATGGCAAATATTTTAG
- a CDS encoding class I SAM-dependent methyltransferase produces the protein MNNKLYKEFASYYADVTNDRDFKNQLEVILATYEPGRPCKSLLELFAGQSFHSIEAQKNHGIDVWAIDSSMEMKRLAIAEGFQNPEKYIVANLPEAMLSIEETKFDCITCLYNGLSNLNMEEVFILLKNCKDKLNDSGKIFIELHDIFLMTEYLSNQQVHYTEIENSRGELIKYAWPSGKIRWDRYTYRAEVPVQFLIQTSQRTDTIEFTSYDTMYSTEHIVFLANLLGLESMIYTEHPAWAALYPNSVILQLSIRKDLLKPAANDK, from the coding sequence ATGAATAATAAACTATATAAGGAGTTTGCAAGTTATTATGCAGATGTAACCAACGACAGAGATTTCAAAAACCAGTTAGAGGTCATACTGGCGACTTATGAACCAGGTAGACCCTGCAAATCTTTACTGGAACTATTCGCTGGGCAATCCTTTCACAGCATAGAGGCGCAAAAGAATCATGGTATCGACGTTTGGGCTATAGATTCAAGTATGGAGATGAAGCGGCTTGCCATAGCTGAGGGATTTCAAAACCCCGAAAAATATATCGTAGCAAATCTCCCGGAAGCCATGTTAAGCATTGAAGAAACAAAATTCGATTGTATTACTTGTTTATATAATGGCTTGAGTAATCTGAATATGGAAGAAGTATTTATACTGCTTAAAAATTGCAAAGACAAATTAAACGATAGCGGTAAAATATTTATCGAATTGCATGACATCTTTTTAATGACAGAGTACCTTTCAAACCAACAGGTCCATTATACAGAAATAGAAAACTCCAGAGGTGAACTCATTAAATATGCATGGCCAAGCGGCAAAATAAGATGGGACCGTTACACCTATCGCGCAGAAGTTCCGGTACAATTCTTAATTCAAACTTCGCAACGCACCGATACTATAGAATTTACCTCTTATGATACAATGTATAGTACGGAACATATCGTATTTCTGGCAAACCTGCTGGGTTTAGAGTCGATGATCTATACAGAACATCCAGCCTGGGCGGCACTTTACCCGAATTCGGTTATTCTGCAATTGTCTATCCGTAAAGATCTTCTGAAACCCGCCGCCAATGATAAATAA
- a CDS encoding class I SAM-dependent methyltransferase, with the protein MKQNKYDDPGFFANYSQMPRSTGGLNAAGEWQVFRALLPELKDKKVLDLGCGFGWHCRYASEQQARSVIGVDLSENMLKRAREGTSDPAIEYIQLAIEDINFAAEQFDVVISSLAFHYVENFELVCKKVNHALKPGGSFVFSIEHPIFTALATQDWYHDENGNRLHWPVDGYQDEGQRTARFLDNNVIKYHRTLETHINTLIDAGFQITRISEAQPSKEVLEEYPEMKDETRRPIFLLLAAVKNT; encoded by the coding sequence ATGAAGCAGAACAAATATGATGACCCCGGTTTTTTCGCCAATTACAGTCAGATGCCACGTTCAACAGGTGGATTAAATGCAGCTGGAGAATGGCAGGTTTTCCGCGCACTATTACCTGAATTGAAAGATAAAAAAGTTTTAGATCTGGGTTGCGGATTTGGCTGGCATTGTCGTTATGCAAGCGAACAGCAAGCAAGATCAGTTATAGGTGTAGATCTTTCTGAAAATATGTTAAAACGTGCCAGAGAAGGCACCTCTGATCCTGCAATTGAATATATTCAACTCGCTATAGAAGATATAAATTTCGCAGCTGAACAATTTGATGTGGTCATCAGTTCACTGGCCTTTCATTACGTAGAGAACTTCGAGTTGGTCTGCAAAAAAGTTAACCATGCACTTAAACCGGGTGGTTCATTTGTATTTTCTATAGAACATCCTATTTTCACTGCACTGGCCACACAAGACTGGTACCATGATGAAAATGGCAATCGTCTGCACTGGCCTGTTGATGGATATCAGGACGAAGGCCAGCGGACTGCCAGGTTTCTGGACAATAATGTGATCAAGTATCACAGAACTCTGGAAACGCATATCAATACATTAATTGATGCTGGGTTTCAAATTACAAGAATTTCAGAAGCACAGCCATCAAAAGAAGTGCTGGAAGAATATCCCGAGATGAAAGACGAAACACGCCGCCCTATTTTTCTTTTGCTAGCCGCAGTAAAGAATACATAA
- a CDS encoding aldo/keto reductase, whose protein sequence is MDLTNYRTLGKSGLKVSPLTLGTMTFGEEWGWGSAPADAEGILSKHIAAGGNSIDTANMYTKGHSEKIIGDYLQHADVRRDQLVLATKFYCNLYPGDPNAGGASRKTIISSLENSLRRLQTDYVDLYWMHAFDPFTPIEETMSALHDLVTAGKVRYIAISDTPAWKVAQAQMIAQFRGWSAFVGLQIEYSLLERTVEGELIPMAQDLGLGVMPWSPLRGGILSGKYTRANQGETQSGRNSLEGGTHFDENTYQIIDRLTELAKEKETTPASVALAWVASRPGVTSTIIGTRTMNQLDQNLQSLNVSLSNDDIVSLDQLSKPVLNFPLALINNRAAHLAQAGTTVNGVTSLKLPLAPQSLQEVY, encoded by the coding sequence ATGGATTTAACAAATTACAGGACCCTTGGGAAATCGGGGTTAAAAGTAAGTCCGCTTACTCTTGGAACGATGACATTTGGCGAAGAATGGGGCTGGGGTTCGGCTCCGGCGGATGCTGAAGGCATCTTGTCAAAACATATAGCAGCTGGTGGAAACAGTATTGATACTGCCAATATGTATACTAAAGGGCACTCGGAAAAAATTATTGGTGATTATTTACAACATGCAGATGTGCGCAGAGATCAGTTAGTACTTGCTACTAAGTTTTACTGTAACCTTTATCCGGGCGATCCTAATGCGGGTGGTGCGAGCAGAAAAACAATTATAAGTTCTCTGGAGAATTCACTAAGAAGGTTGCAAACTGATTATGTGGATTTATACTGGATGCATGCTTTTGATCCATTTACGCCAATTGAGGAAACGATGTCTGCTTTGCATGATCTGGTTACCGCTGGAAAGGTTCGCTACATCGCTATTTCTGACACACCTGCGTGGAAGGTGGCACAGGCTCAAATGATCGCTCAGTTTCGTGGCTGGTCTGCTTTTGTGGGGCTTCAGATTGAATATTCGCTGCTGGAAAGAACTGTGGAGGGTGAACTGATTCCAATGGCACAGGATCTTGGATTAGGAGTGATGCCCTGGTCCCCTTTGAGAGGGGGGATTTTAAGCGGAAAATACACAAGGGCAAATCAGGGAGAAACCCAAAGCGGAAGAAATAGTCTGGAAGGCGGTACTCATTTTGATGAAAATACTTACCAGATTATTGATCGCTTAACTGAGCTTGCAAAGGAAAAAGAAACTACTCCGGCCAGCGTTGCTTTAGCATGGGTAGCGAGCAGGCCCGGAGTTACTTCCACTATAATCGGTACACGTACAATGAATCAGCTGGATCAAAATCTTCAGTCTTTGAATGTATCCTTATCAAATGATGATATTGTATCATTGGATCAGCTTTCAAAGCCTGTATTGAATTTCCCGTTAGCACTTATTAATAATCGGGCAGCACATTTGGCACAGGCGGGTACAACTGTAAATGGAGTAACGTCTTTGAAGCTTCCTTTAGCGCCGCAAAGTCTTCAGGAAGTATATTAA
- a CDS encoding O-methyltransferase, translating into MFNEISPLLQTRMQQLEKIDFADRNDGTPRSKRLRQINSATGKFLSLLAVNLPEGEIIEIGTSAGYSTLWLAFAARETGRKVKTFEIDAAKIKLARETFSIAGLEDTIELIHGDFFAHSAELDQIAFCFLDAEKEIYERCFQEIASKMVKNGLIVADNAIDQYEGIKPMINTALMDNRFDCLTVPIGNGEFICRRK; encoded by the coding sequence ATGTTTAATGAAATATCTCCCCTCCTGCAAACAAGAATGCAGCAACTTGAAAAGATAGATTTTGCTGACCGTAACGATGGTACACCACGCAGCAAACGTTTAAGGCAGATCAACTCAGCTACAGGTAAATTTTTATCCCTGCTTGCTGTTAATCTGCCCGAAGGAGAAATCATTGAAATTGGAACCAGCGCAGGATATTCAACTTTATGGCTAGCCTTTGCAGCCAGAGAAACTGGCAGGAAAGTAAAAACTTTTGAGATTGATGCAGCTAAAATAAAACTTGCCCGGGAAACTTTCAGCATTGCCGGACTCGAAGATACCATTGAATTAATTCATGGAGATTTCTTTGCACATAGTGCAGAACTTGATCAGATTGCTTTTTGCTTTTTAGATGCAGAAAAGGAAATATATGAGCGCTGTTTCCAGGAAATTGCTTCTAAAATGGTGAAGAACGGCCTTATTGTCGCAGATAATGCCATAGATCAATATGAAGGAATTAAACCAATGATCAATACAGCTTTAATGGATAACCGGTTTGACTGCCTGACTGTCCCTATTGGTAATGGAGAGTTTATTTGCAGGCGCAAATAG
- a CDS encoding GAD-like domain-containing protein, translated as MEKYRPSNTEIVNEELVNRYAHILPSSMIELWRTKGLGKYNDGLIEVINPDDFQDALERTVGRKALNYVPIAISGFGELFYYRKLTAVDEDVCVFDPHYNQIETCVWSLTDFFNGYLCDDDIIKEVLRAELFKASLKKEGKLAQNEIFFFAPALALGGTEGIESVQKGNCQVQLTILFQL; from the coding sequence TTGGAAAAGTACCGACCCTCAAATACGGAAATAGTTAATGAAGAGTTAGTTAACCGGTATGCGCATATCCTTCCTTCGAGTATGATCGAATTATGGAGAACAAAAGGATTGGGTAAATACAATGACGGACTGATAGAAGTAATTAATCCGGATGATTTTCAGGATGCTCTGGAGAGAACAGTTGGCAGAAAAGCACTAAATTATGTTCCGATTGCGATCAGTGGTTTCGGAGAGTTGTTTTATTATAGGAAATTAACAGCTGTGGATGAGGATGTTTGTGTTTTCGATCCGCATTATAATCAAATTGAAACCTGTGTCTGGAGCCTGACAGATTTTTTTAACGGGTATTTATGTGATGATGATATTATTAAAGAAGTACTGAGAGCAGAGTTGTTTAAAGCTTCACTCAAAAAAGAAGGAAAGCTTGCTCAAAATGAGATCTTCTTTTTTGCCCCGGCATTGGCACTGGGGGGTACTGAGGGTATTGAGTCTGTACAAAAAGGAAATTGCCAGGTTCAGTTGACTATTTTGTTTCAGTTGTGA
- a CDS encoding VOC family protein, with product MAAVNPYLNFDGNTEEAFNFYKSVFGGEFDVVSKFDAMPEEYQPDQSEINKIMHISLPIGGGSVLMGSDRPKSYGPINKGDNAYIAIKADSEEEATKLFNGLSAGGVITMPLAKAFWGDFFGMFNDKFGVQWMINYTYNS from the coding sequence ATGGCAGCAGTTAATCCTTATTTAAACTTTGACGGTAATACCGAAGAAGCATTTAATTTCTACAAATCAGTATTTGGCGGTGAATTTGATGTCGTTTCCAAATTTGATGCTATGCCGGAAGAATATCAGCCCGACCAAAGCGAAATCAATAAAATCATGCATATTTCCTTACCAATTGGTGGTGGAAGTGTTTTAATGGGCAGTGACAGGCCTAAGTCTTATGGGCCGATCAACAAAGGTGATAATGCTTATATTGCTATCAAAGCAGATAGTGAAGAAGAAGCCACAAAATTATTCAATGGTCTTTCTGCTGGTGGCGTAATTACTATGCCACTGGCTAAAGCTTTCTGGGGTGATTTCTTTGGAATGTTCAATGATAAGTTTGGCGTTCAATGGATGATCAATTATACTTATAACAGCTAA
- a CDS encoding RidA family protein: protein MIKSSKLLALLFITSVPVWAQAQKTNQMEKRSINPWKWQDERSYVQAVEVKNVESTLYVSGQTAISADGVSSNEDMKSQLILALQNLEKVIGEAGYECKGIARLNIYTTSTAELWPHFGVFQDWIAKNGVKPALTLLEVKSLFETLKVELEATVVK, encoded by the coding sequence ATGATAAAAAGCAGCAAACTTTTAGCATTGCTATTCATAACCAGTGTTCCAGTATGGGCACAGGCTCAAAAGACAAATCAAATGGAAAAAAGAAGTATTAATCCCTGGAAATGGCAGGATGAACGCAGTTATGTACAAGCTGTTGAAGTGAAAAATGTAGAGAGTACACTTTATGTTTCAGGACAAACTGCTATCAGCGCGGATGGGGTATCGAGTAACGAAGACATGAAGTCTCAATTAATTCTGGCTTTACAGAACCTGGAGAAGGTTATTGGTGAAGCTGGATACGAATGCAAAGGAATAGCCCGTTTAAATATCTATACCACTTCGACAGCAGAACTTTGGCCGCACTTTGGTGTTTTTCAAGACTGGATAGCGAAAAATGGTGTTAAGCCGGCACTGACTTTATTAGAAGTCAAAAGTCTTTTTGAAACTTTAAAAGTTGAACTGGAAGCCACAGTGGTGAAATAA
- a CDS encoding Crp/Fnr family transcriptional regulator, with translation MHQILREHIEKIVPLSEDEFAFVSAHFTVKKFRKHQFLIQEGEEVRYSYFVVSGLLKLVHTDDTGKQRVVSFAMEDWWESDYYAYFTQTKATMSLECLEDTEVLCLLLEDYKKLGDGSPKMQRFFLEKANFGFIGSQRRIISWLTSNSKERYEQLLKQYPSLIQRVPKSLLAAYLGVSRETLSRLSP, from the coding sequence ATGCATCAGATCCTAAGGGAACATATAGAAAAAATCGTACCGCTTAGTGAGGATGAGTTTGCTTTTGTGTCTGCTCATTTTACCGTTAAAAAATTCAGGAAACATCAATTCCTTATTCAGGAAGGTGAAGAGGTCAGGTATTCTTACTTTGTGGTTTCCGGACTTTTAAAGCTGGTACATACTGATGATACGGGGAAGCAGCGTGTTGTTTCTTTTGCGATGGAAGATTGGTGGGAGAGCGATTATTATGCTTACTTCACACAGACTAAAGCGACCATGTCTTTAGAATGCCTTGAGGATACTGAAGTGTTATGTCTTTTGCTGGAAGACTATAAAAAACTAGGTGACGGTTCACCGAAGATGCAGCGTTTCTTTCTTGAAAAAGCGAATTTTGGTTTTATAGGATCGCAGCGGCGTATCATATCCTGGTTAACGTCTAATTCGAAAGAACGCTATGAACAGTTACTCAAACAATACCCTTCACTTATTCAGCGTGTACCCAAGAGTCTTCTTGCTGCCTATCTGGGCGTTTCGCGCGAAACTTTAAGCCGGTTATCTCCTTAG
- a CDS encoding dihydroxyacetone kinase subunit DhaK → MKFFINEPDQIVNEAINGLLTNPKLARLDSFPEIRVVIRKDWDKSKVAVISGGGSGHEPAHAGFVGKGMLTAAVCGDIFASPTVDAVLSAILAVTGPKGCLLIIKNYTGDRLNFGLAAEQARALGYEVRTVTVDDDIALGQDVKKRGLAGTLFVHKIAGELAEQGKSLTEVAEIARQVIDRTASIGLSLTECQHLGQETTSRLNDQEVELGLGIHGEPGIEVIAYAPADHLMALAIEKLEANLPDPNGRYAMIFNNMGSVSPIEMSLLVNSFRKTNLAAKVDYMVGPAALMSSINMSGFSVSVLQLNEEIEKALLAGAEPSAWQIQSFGQPAEISSPELPETIPYAASANVKVKQLIEETGALLVAIEKEINGLDAKVGDGDAGSTFALAGKRLLLVVDKLPLDDTGKLLLTIGRILSREAGGSSGVLLSILFTAAGNTYAKDHDLGKALLEGLQKVMDYGGAKVGDRTMIDALEPAFEALAKNKSVLTAAEQARKGTEYTKTITNTQFGRSSYLSEAVLKNIPDPGAEVIARVFEKIASLK, encoded by the coding sequence ATGAAATTTTTTATAAATGAACCCGATCAGATTGTAAATGAAGCTATCAATGGATTATTAACGAATCCTAAGTTAGCCAGGTTAGATTCCTTTCCTGAGATACGTGTAGTCATTCGTAAAGACTGGGACAAGTCAAAAGTAGCGGTTATTTCAGGTGGTGGCTCTGGTCATGAACCAGCACATGCAGGTTTTGTAGGCAAAGGAATGCTGACGGCTGCGGTATGCGGGGATATTTTTGCTTCACCTACTGTAGACGCTGTGTTATCAGCTATTTTAGCGGTAACCGGGCCAAAGGGTTGTTTGTTGATTATCAAAAATTATACAGGCGACCGCCTTAATTTTGGTTTAGCGGCAGAACAGGCGCGGGCTTTAGGTTATGAGGTGAGAACAGTTACCGTTGATGATGATATCGCCCTCGGCCAGGATGTTAAAAAACGTGGTCTGGCGGGTACTTTATTTGTGCATAAGATTGCCGGAGAACTCGCGGAGCAAGGGAAATCATTAACAGAGGTCGCTGAAATTGCCCGGCAGGTAATTGACCGTACGGCTTCTATCGGCCTTTCACTTACTGAATGTCAGCATCTGGGACAAGAAACAACTTCCCGTTTAAATGATCAGGAAGTCGAATTAGGCTTAGGTATTCATGGAGAGCCTGGAATAGAGGTGATTGCTTATGCGCCGGCAGATCATTTAATGGCGCTGGCTATTGAAAAACTGGAAGCTAATTTGCCTGATCCAAATGGAAGGTATGCCATGATATTTAACAATATGGGGAGTGTAAGTCCTATCGAAATGAGTTTGCTGGTCAATTCTTTCCGTAAAACAAACCTCGCGGCTAAAGTTGATTATATGGTCGGACCTGCTGCTTTAATGTCTTCTATTAATATGAGCGGTTTCTCGGTTTCAGTATTGCAGTTGAATGAAGAAATTGAAAAGGCATTATTGGCCGGTGCAGAGCCTTCGGCATGGCAGATCCAGTCTTTCGGGCAGCCAGCAGAAATCAGCAGTCCTGAGCTTCCGGAAACTATTCCGTATGCAGCTTCTGCAAATGTGAAAGTTAAACAGCTGATCGAAGAAACAGGTGCTTTGCTTGTGGCCATAGAGAAAGAAATCAACGGGCTGGATGCTAAGGTAGGGGATGGTGATGCGGGATCTACTTTCGCTTTAGCAGGGAAACGTTTACTACTGGTTGTTGATAAACTTCCGCTGGATGATACTGGAAAGTTGCTGCTTACTATTGGCAGGATACTATCGAGAGAAGCTGGCGGATCAAGCGGAGTTTTATTGTCAATTTTATTTACGGCTGCGGGAAATACATATGCTAAAGATCATGATCTGGGAAAAGCACTTTTAGAGGGTTTACAGAAAGTGATGGATTACGGTGGAGCAAAAGTAGGAGACAGAACTATGATTGACGCTTTAGAGCCTGCTTTTGAGGCGCTGGCTAAAAATAAATCCGTTTTAACTGCTGCTGAGCAGGCCCGCAAAGGAACTGAATATACTAAAACAATCACTAATACTCAATTTGGAAGATCTTCGTACCTTTCTGAGGCAGTGCTGAAAAATATCCCTGATCCTGGTGCGGAAGTGATTGCAAGAGTTTTTGAAAAAATAGCTTCGCTGAAATAG